AGCAGCCAGCGCTGTTCAGCTACGTGAATCTGGAGAGCCGGGTGCCGCGGGATCATCCGCTGCGCACGATCAAATCGCTGGTCGACAAGGCTCTGAGCGAGCTTTCCGCCCGCTTCGACACGATGTATTCACGTCGCGGCCGGCCGAGCATCCCGCCCGAGCGGCTTCTGCGGGCGCTCTTGCTGCAGGTCTTCTACTCCGTCCGGAGCGAGGCGCTGCTGATGGAGCAGCTCGATTACAACCTGCTGTTCCGCTGGTTCGTCGGGCTTGGGATCGACGACGAGGTCTGGGTGCCTGAGACCTTTTCGGTGAATCGCGACCGCCTGATGGAGGGCGACGTGGCGCGGGCGTTCTTCGACCAGGTACTCGCGGAGGCGCGGAGCCACAACCTGCTGTCTGACGACCACTTCACCGTGGACGGCACCCTGCTGGAAGCTTGGGCGAGCCAGAAGAGCTTCCGGCCGATGGACGAGCCGCGGGATCCGCCCTCCGGCGACCGCAACCCGGAGGTGGATTTCCGGGGCGAGAAGCGCAGCAACCAGACGCACCGCTCCACGACGGACCCGGACGCACGGCTCGCGAAGAAGGGGAACACGGCGGCCAAACTGTGCTACACGGCGAGTTCGCTGATGGAGAACCGCAGCGGTCTGATCGTCGACACCGAAGTAGAGCACGCGACGGGCACGGCCGAGCGGGACAGCGCGCTGGCCATGCTCGCGCGGCAGCCGAAGCGGAAGAAGCGCCGCACGCTGGGCGCCGACAAGGGCTACGACACGATCGACTTCGTCGCGGGCTGCCGGGCGCGGGGCTTC
The Longimicrobium terrae genome window above contains:
- a CDS encoding IS5 family transposase; translated protein: MRGREPEQPALFSYVNLESRVPRDHPLRTIKSLVDKALSELSARFDTMYSRRGRPSIPPERLLRALLLQVFYSVRSEALLMEQLDYNLLFRWFVGLGIDDEVWVPETFSVNRDRLMEGDVARAFFDQVLAEARSHNLLSDDHFTVDGTLLEAWASQKSFRPMDEPRDPPSGDRNPEVDFRGEKRSNQTHRSTTDPDARLAKKGNTAAKLCYTASSLMENRSGLIVDTEVEHATGTAERDSALAMLARQPKRKKRRTLGADKGYDTIDFVAGCRARGFTPHVAQNITKGRGSAIDGRTTRHAGYKVSQRKRKLVEQGFGWDKTIGLLNKLRHRGKQLVGWVYTFTSAAYNLVRLRTLIMGGVRA